The Rhodothermales bacterium genomic interval GGGAAGTTTCTCGTCCCTCGAACCCGCCGCGCATATTCATAAAATAACCCTTATCCGCCTTTTTCGCGGAGGCGTTTCAGCGCTTCGCGCGCGGCGCGCTGCTCGGCGAGTTTTTTGCTGCCAGCCTGGCCGCGGCCACTCGGGTTGCCCTGCAGGATGGCCTCGACGGTGAAGGTGCGCGCGTGGCTCGGGCCGTCCTCGGAGACGACGCAATAGGTGGGTTGGGACCATCCCCGGGCCTGGGCAAATTCCAGGAGGAGGCTTTTGTAATTGTCGTGGTGCTGGGACAATTCGGCGAGGTCCACGTCGGCGAACATCGTGCGATGAATAAACGTCCGTGCGGCCGTCAGCCCCAGATCCAGGTAGATCGCCCCGATGAGCGCTTCAAATGCATCGGCCAGGATAGTGCGGTTCTCCCGGCCCTGCTCCTGGATCATGTTTTTGCTCATCAGGATGAATCGGCCGAGGTCGATCTGCTCGGCGCACTCGGCCAGGGCTTTGCCGTTGACCAGCTTGGCGCGCAAACGCGTCAGAAAGCCTTCATCCTTCGTCGGGAAAATCTGATAGAGATGTTCGGCGGTGATAAAACCCAGGACCGCATCTCCCAGGAATTCGAGCCGTTCATTCGACCGCAACGCTGTATTCGTCTCGCCCCGAAGCAGCGAGCGGTGACGCATGGCGCGCTCGTACAGGCTCATGTCGCGGACGCGGAAACCGACTAACTGTTCAATCTCCGGGCGGGCGAGGGGGGAAGGGGGGTGTTCTCGCCGGAAGTAGCCCCCGAAGAGTCCTCGAATAAGCCTTTGAAGAAAGGAAGTCGATGTGTTCGACGCGGCAGACTGCAAGATCGCGCACCATTGGTCATTACTTCGGCACAAAGATAAGCGAAAACATAAAAAAAGAAGTCACCCCTCGGAAGTGCTCATGATTTAGGGGAGAGTCCTTCGTATTTTCACACCTTACTTTCGCTTTCGATTTTGTGTAGCATCACATGTCATACACGTCGCTCAATCCGGCCACCGGCCACGTGATCGCTACCATGTCCTGCCAGGGACCCGATGCCGTGGAAGACGCGCTCGTTCGCGCGACCGCTACGTATGCGATTCACCAGTACGATTCCTTTGCGACACGCGGGGCGTTATTTGAGGAGCTCGCGGAACTGCTCGAACGCCGGCTCGAGGCGCTTGCCGCACTGATCGTTTCGGAGGTAGGCAAGCCGATCCGGCAGGCGCGTGGGGAAGTGCGGAAGTGCGCGTCCGCATGCCGGTATTATGCCGCGCACGCCGAAGCTTTTCTGGCGAATGAGACGGTGGCCACCGAGGCGCGCACCTCGTATGTCGCGTTCGATCCGCTGGGAACGATCCTGGCGATCATGCCCTGGAATTTTCCGTTCTGGCAGCTATTTCGGTTTGCCGCGCCGGCGTTGATGGCCGGCAATGTCGCCATCCTCAAACACGCCACCAATGTGCCGCGCTGCGCCGATGCCATCGCCGGCCTGTTCCGCGATGCAGGCTTTCCGGCCGGTTTCATGCAGAACCTGTATGTGGAGCACGAGGCCGTTGAAGCGTTGATTGCCGACCCCCGGATCCAGGCGGTGACGCTTACGGGCAGCAGCCGCGCCGGCCGCTCCGTGGCCGCGCTGGCGGGACAGGCGCTGAAAAAAGTGGTCCTGGAGCTCGGCGGCTCGGATGCATTTATCGTCCTGGCTGATGCCGACCTCGAGGCGGCCGTCGAGGCGGCGGTTGCAAGCCGCATGCAGAACAACGGGCAGAGCTGTATCGCCGCGAAGCGGTTCATTCTGGATAGATCGATTGCCGACGCCTTCCTGGAGGCTTTCGTCGCGCGCGTCGAGGCGTTACAGGTGGGGGACCCGATGGCGGAAACGACGGACATCGGCCCGATGGCGCGGGCTGATCTGCGGGACACGCTCCACGAGCAGGTGCTTCGTACCGTTCAGGAGGGTGGCCGCCTGATTACCGGCGGCAAGGCGCTCGCCGGACCGGGCTTTTATTACGCGCCGACGGTGATCGGGGACGTAGAGCCAGAGATGACGGCCTTTCAAGAAGAGCTCTTCGGACCCGTTGCGGCGGTGAGTGTGGTGCAGGACGTGGACGAGGCGATCTACTTCGCCAACCGGTCCCGCTTCGGGTTGGGCGGGACGCTATTTACCCGCGACCGCGCGCGGGGGGAGATGCTCGCACGCCAGCTTCAGGCCGGCTGTACATTTGTCAATGCGATGGTACGAAGCGATCCGCGGCTGCCGTTCGGGGGAGTCAAGGAAAGCGGCATCGGGCGTGAACTCTCGCATTTCGGGATGCGGGAGTTCGTGAACATCAAGTCGGTGTGGGTGGAGTGAGCATCCGAACTCCGTTCGGCTGTGGTTCAAGGGGGATCAGGTTTAAGGTTTAAGGAATGGAGATCAGATCAATACCCTCCCTCAAGCCTTTAACCGTGAACTTCAAACCCTAATACGCTGGACAGTTTTGTAACGGGAACGTGCCTGACTACCAGGAATGACCGGGATGTGCGATAACTGTCCACAGTTTTTCACTTTTCACTTCCCACTTTTCACTTTTCACTTTTCACTTTTACCTTCCCCCATGCCCCTACCGTCTCCTCCGATCCCTCGTATCGTCATCGTCGGCGCCGGCTTTGGCGGGATCACACTGGCTCGGGCGCTACGCAAGGCGC includes:
- the rnc gene encoding ribonuclease III, with protein sequence MCRSNDQWCAILQSAASNTSTSFLQRLIRGLFGGYFRREHPPSPLARPEIEQLVGFRVRDMSLYERAMRHRSLLRGETNTALRSNERLEFLGDAVLGFITAEHLYQIFPTKDEGFLTRLRAKLVNGKALAECAEQIDLGRFILMSKNMIQEQGRENRTILADAFEALIGAIYLDLGLTAARTFIHRTMFADVDLAELSQHHDNYKSLLLEFAQARGWSQPTYCVVSEDGPSHARTFTVEAILQGNPSGRGQAGSKKLAEQRAAREALKRLREKGG
- a CDS encoding NAD-dependent succinate-semialdehyde dehydrogenase; this translates as MSYTSLNPATGHVIATMSCQGPDAVEDALVRATATYAIHQYDSFATRGALFEELAELLERRLEALAALIVSEVGKPIRQARGEVRKCASACRYYAAHAEAFLANETVATEARTSYVAFDPLGTILAIMPWNFPFWQLFRFAAPALMAGNVAILKHATNVPRCADAIAGLFRDAGFPAGFMQNLYVEHEAVEALIADPRIQAVTLTGSSRAGRSVAALAGQALKKVVLELGGSDAFIVLADADLEAAVEAAVASRMQNNGQSCIAAKRFILDRSIADAFLEAFVARVEALQVGDPMAETTDIGPMARADLRDTLHEQVLRTVQEGGRLITGGKALAGPGFYYAPTVIGDVEPEMTAFQEELFGPVAAVSVVQDVDEAIYFANRSRFGLGGTLFTRDRARGEMLARQLQAGCTFVNAMVRSDPRLPFGGVKESGIGRELSHFGMREFVNIKSVWVE